ATAACTGCGGTCATAATGATTTTGGCAAGTAGTTGCTAATGTAGCATTACTAGCCAATATAGGAATAAAAAAGGCACATTTTTTTATAAGTTTTATCTTAACCAGTTTTCAGTGCTGAGTCGGAAGACCTCAGCACTGAAGTGACTCAGAACTTACTTAAGCGGTTACAGCCACTTGAGCAGCTTTTTCTTCGTGGACTTCTTGTTTGATTGTGAGGTAGCGAATTACTTCTTCACTCAAACGCATTGCCCGTTCTACAGGGGCGATCGCATTTCCGGGGCCAGTGTAGTTGAATTGAATGTAAATACCATCCCGCTGCTTTTTGATTTCATAAGCTAGACGACGCTTCCCACGGTTTTGAACTTGAATATCTCCAGCACCGTGTTCTTTGAGCAAGTTTTGATATTTATTAATTGCTTGCTCTACTTGTTCGTCTCCCAAATCGGGACGCAAGATGAACATTGTTTCGTAAACTATCGACATGGTTTTTAGTCTCCTTATGGACAAGGTGGCTGCTGATGTTAATTTATACATTAATTGTGAGAAACGATCTCAGTACCAATCAACATCTGAAGCAACAAGGAACTATAATCTTACCAGTTTTTAATTTGAATCTTGAGCTAAATCCGCCAAAGTTTCAATCTCTCACAAGAAGCTATGCCCTAACTTCTGAAGTTTAGCCGCCTGTGTAGCCGCTTCAGCACTATCCTGACGGAAAATTGTTGAGTGACAAAATAGGCAGTTAAGTTCACTCTGGGATTGAATTAAAAAGGGGAATCGGGTTTTGAGCGCTCGACCGCTATTGGTTTTTGACTCAAGGTTCTATTGTTCCCTGTTGGCTTTTCACAAGCTAACTCACGATTGATACCAGCTAACAGCTTTCATTGCATCCAAAAGGATATTAATCAAGGTTATGGCGCAGCGCTATGTGCGAGTTCAGAATCAAGAAGGACAGATTTACTATGGGTTATTACAACTATCCCTAAATGTCCAGGTACTAGATGCTCCACCCTGGTTACAGGGACAACCTACCGATTTAATCTTGGAACCAGACAATTATCATATTCTGGCTCCTTGTGCTCCCTCAAAAATTGTGGCGGTGGGCAAAAATTATGCAGACCATGCAGCAGAAATGGGGACGCCAGTGCCAAGCGAACCCCTGATCTTTCTCAAGCCACCAACATCTATTATTGCCTCTGAGACAGAAATTAAATATCCTATTCTGTCACAACGGGTAGACTACGAAGGCGAATTAGCGCTGATCGTTGGCGATCGCACTAGTGACTGTACCCCAGAAGAAGCCCAAACTAAAATTTGGGGTTATACCATTGCTAATGATGTGACAGCGCGGGATTTACAAAAAAAAGACGGTCAGTGGACGCGAGCCAAAGGTTTTGATACCTTTTGTCCTTTGGGGCCTTGGATCGTCAGAGAATTAAATCCAGGTGCAAGATTGCAGACTTTTTTAAATGAGGATACCAATCCCGTGCAATCTACTTGTATCGATAAAATGGTATTTGCTCCCGATTTTTTAGTGTCTTACATCAGTCAGGTAATGACACTGCTACCAGGAGACGTGATCCTCACAGGTACTCCAGAGGGCGTAGGTTGTTTGCAACTAGGCGATCGCGTCCGTGTAGAAATTGAGGGCATTGGTCGCCTAGAAAACACAGTGGCAGCTCGTTAATTACTACCGCACTTGCATATAAACAGCATCTGAAATTGCGGGAATTTCTGCGTAACGTCCTAAAAGAGACTGAGCAACAGAATATCCAACTGCTGCTACTAAACCGAGAAAGATAGTGCTGGCTACAGTTTGCACTGCAAAATCTACACCAGGGAGTGCTACAACTCGCAAAACTATGCTGCACAGAAATACAATAATATCTAAAAGAATTGCCTGCATAGTGTTAAAGCGAATGAAATGAAGGATTTTTTCATTTCTCACCACCAAAAAGAATAAGGCAAAAAAAACAATTAATTGCCCAAATTGTCCTAAGCTGCTGTAAATGGCAACAATCGGCGCAAGGGGTAAAAACACCACTTGCAATGCCGGAAATTGTCTTAATAAGGATACATAACCAAACATCAACCCATCAATTAAGGGCAGTAAATAAGGTAAGCAAGCAAGAATGCGGTCTGAAACCGTTGTAGACCCGCGCCAAGCCATTGTGCGTTCTCCTGTGGATAAATTTCAACAGTTACTTGAGCCTAGGATAACGCAGTTACCTGATATTACTAGCAAATCATATTATTCTATATTGGCAATGCGGAAACCCATCATACATTCATACTGTTCTGGCTGCTGTTCGCTGAGTTTGCGTACTTGTTGACCGCAACGCAGTTGACCTTGACTCCAACGTGGTTGACCGCTGCGATCCGCTAGTAAACAAGACTGGCAAACCTTCCCAGGTGCAAGGATTTGATCTTCCATTAAAATTACTAGCATCTCATCCCTCCTGTAAATTCACACTATTATCCGCAATTGACTTAGGGAGGATCGGCTTTTTAGACGCCCTAGCCTCAGAATTACCAGATGTTCCAGCTTTGCTCAGTCTAGAATTTAGGAAAAGTGGATTGTGATTCGGGATGGCAGCGAACGCCTAAAAGTAACCGCTGATGTCTCTTGGGCAAAAATGTGGGCGATCGCATAGCGCTTGAGAGCAGGGGAGGAGTTTTGAGAACAAGCACCTCGAAAATATACAGGCGTCGCAACTCAAACAAAATTGCCACAGTAGACTCTAAATTTATTGTATGTTGTATATAGTAGAGAAGAGTTTTTTTAGTAAAAAGTAATACATATAACGCCCCAAGCAATTAAAAGTTAAAAAAATAAAAATCTTTGATTCTGGAATTTTATCCAGTGTTGAACTTGCATCTAATCGCTAATAAGTTGGTAATCGTCTAAAGCCATTGAACTATAGACTAAATATGTACTATTGACTGTGGACTGTTACGTAGGTGCAAGACCCAGCCAAAATTAAACCTTTGTCTCAATTTTCCTAAGGATAGCTGAAGTGACTAAGACTAACTCGGACTTTCTAGCCTCTAGCGACCCCACGATCGCGGAACTACTTAATCAAGAACTCAAGCGTCAACGCGACCATTTAGAGTTGATTGCTAGTGAAAACTTTACCTCCGCAGCTGTACTCGCGGCTCAAGGTTCCGTACTAACAAATAAATATGCTGAAGGCCTTCCCGGCAAACGCTACTATGGCGGTTGTGAGTATATCGATAAAGTTGAGCAGATAGCGATCGACCGCGCAAAACAGCTTTTTGGCGCTGCTCATGCTAGCGTTCAACCCCATTCTGGCGCGCAAGCGAATTTTGCCGTGTTCTTGACACTACTAGAACCAGGCGACAAAATTATGGGGATGGATTTGTCTCATGGCGGTCATCTTACCCACGGTTCACCTGTGAATGTGTCGGGTAAGTGGTTCCAAGTCAAGCACTACGGTGTTAGCCAACAAACAGAACAACTGGACTACGAGCAAATTCGGGAGCTGGCGCTGAGGGAGCGTCCTAAGCTGCTAATTTGCGGTTACTCCGCTTATCCTCGGATTATTGATTTTGAAAAGTTTCGCAGTATCGCTGATGAAATCGGTGCTTACTTGCTGGCTGATATTGCCCACATTGCTGGTTTAGTGGCGACTGGTCTTCACCCTAATCCCATTCCTTACTGCCATGTAGTCACCACTACTACCCATAAAACTCTCCGCGGCCCTCGTGGTGGTTTAATTTTGACTGGCGATGCCGAACTTGGTAAAAAGCTCGATAAAGCTGTTTTCCCAGGAAGTCAGGGCGGGCCATTAGAACATGTAATTGCTGCTAAAGCTGTAGCTTTTGGTGAAGCTTTAAAGCCTGAGTTTAAAACGTATTCTGCTCAAGTGATTGACAACGCCCGTGCGCTAGCAACGCAACTGCAAAACCGCGGTTTAAAACTTGTATCAAATGGTACTGACAACCATTTAATGCTAGTAGATTTACGCTCTATTGATATGACAGGTAAGCAAGCAGATCAACTGGTGAGTGGCGTAAATATTACCGCTAACAAAAATACAGTTCCCTTCGATCCGCAGTCACCATTTGTAACTAGCGGTCTGAGGTTAGGTTCGCCAGCAATGACAACCAGAGGGTTAGGAGAAGTAGAATTTACAGAAATTGGCAATATTATTGCCGATCGCTTACTATCTCCAGACTCAGAGGAAGTTGCTGCTGATTGTCGGCGACGAGTAGCGGCGTTATGCGATCGCTTCCCCTTATATCCTCATCTAGAGATTCCTGTACCAGCTCTAGCATAGGGCATGGGGCATGGGGCATGGAGAATTGATCGAAAGATATTTCTCCCTTGTCTCCCTGTCCTCCTCAACTTCCAATTTTTATGCCGATCGATGGCTCAAATTTAGTAGATTTAGGTAGCAAAATCCCTCAGCAGATTTTTGTCTTGCAATTTACTTTTTGAAAATACAGATGCCTTTTCAGATTTATCATCTGATTTCCTTCCTAGTAGCCGCCGTAGTCGTTCTCTGGACTACGCCAGATGTCAAAAATATTGGGATCAAAAGTGGACGTGTAGATCAACCTGGTGGCCGCAAAGTCCATCAACACCCGATGGTACGCCTGGGAGGAGTTTCGATTTTTGCGGGGACTGTCACCTCTCTACTAATTGTTTGGTGGTTAGGTGGATTTGGCAGTCTACCGCCAGAAAAAGAATGGCAAATTTGGGGTGTCACCTTAGGTGGTCTCGGCTTTTTTCTGATTGGTTTAGCCGATGATTTGCTTAACCTGTCTCCCTTATCGCGTCTGTTGATGCAAATGATTGTGGCAGCTGGTGCATGGAAAGCAGGCGTCAGTATAGATTTTATTACGATTCCCACTGTAGGGATTGTTAACCTAGACTGGTTGAGTTTACCGATTACAGTTCTCTGGCTAGTAGGAATGGTCAATGCCATAAACTGGATTGACGGTTTAGATGGATTAGCGGCTGGCGTGTCGGGAATTGCTGCTATGGTGATGCTCGTTGTAGCGCTGTTTATGAACCAACCAGCAGCAGCCTTGATTGCCGCAGCTCTTGCTGGCGCAGCGCTAGGATTTCTCCGCTACAATTTCAACCCCGCCCAAATCTTTATGGGAGATGGCGGGGCTTATTTTATGGGATTTACCCTAGCATCTGTAGGTGTCATTGGTCTGGTAAAAATCCCAGCTTTTACTGCTGTACTATTGCCTTACTTAATTCTGGCTGTACCAATTGTCGATATGTCAGCAGTGATTTTGGCGCGATTGCGACGGGGTAAATCTCCATTTAAAGCAGATAAAAGCCATTTGCATCATAGGCTACTCAAAGCTGGTTTATCTCATCGCTGGACGGTTTTATTTATTTATTCTTTAACTGTGTGGGTTGGCAGTTTAGCCTTAGCTATTGCTGGCATACCTAGCGGTATTGCTTATGCTTGTGCTGGAACTTCGCTACTGAGTTTCGCTATCTGGCGAGTTTGGAAACTCTCTCGGTAAAATCAAGTATTTTAGATTTGTAATTTTGGGAAAGTTCGCTAGGTTGGTAAACTCTCAATACAGTTCGGTTTAGGGGGAAGGGTGAATTCACACCTTTCCCCTTTTCCCAAACCACAAGAGATATGAAAAGTGTTTATCCAAACTTGATTGGCTAAACTCCTGCCAGAAATGGCTCAACTTTCCACAAAATCTTAAATCTCAAATTCTAAAATCTGATGAGTGCAGAAGTTATTTGTGTTGGTACAGAAATGCTGTTAGGAGATATCCTTAACAGCAATGCGCAATTTCTAGCTAAACAATTAGCCCAGTTAGGTATTCCCCACCACTATCAAACCGTAGTCGGGGATAATCCCGAACGAATCAAGCAAGTTATAGAAATTGCCACCTCAAGGGCGCAAATTTTGATTTTCACAGGTGGACTGGGCCCTACGCCAGATGACCTCACCTGCGAAACCATCGCTGATTTTTTTGGCGCTGCTTTGGTAGAAAGTGCCGAAATCATCGAAGATATAACTCAGAAGTTTGCGCAACGCGGTCGGGCGATGACCGTTAATAACCGCAAACAAGCTTTGATTCCGCAAGGTGCAGAAATTTTACCCAACCCTACAGGTACAGCACCTGGCATTATCTGGCAACCCCGTCCAAATGTCACTATTTTTACTTTTCCTGGCGTGCCATCGGAAATGTATCGGATGTGGGAAGAAACAGCAGTACCTTTTCTCAAAAGCCAAGGCTGGGGCAAAGAAATTATTTACAGCCGGAGTTTAAGGTTTTGGGGAATTGGTGAATCTGCTTTGGCAGAAAAAGTAGCTCCTTTATTGGATTTGCCTAACCCCACAGTTGCGCCTTACGCAGGCAATGGGGAGGTGAGACTCAGAGTTTCTGCTAAAGCCCCTTCACAAGCAGCAGCAACAGATTTGATTGCGCCTATTGAAAAACAAATCAAGGAAATTGCAGGCTTAGATTATTACGGCGTTGATAGTGAGACCTTAGCATCAGTAGTAGGTAAGTTATTGCAAGCTTCGGGAGAAACTTTATCAGTGGCAGAGTCCTGTACTGGTGGTGGACTAGGGCAAATGTTGACTGAGATTTCTGGCAGTTCGGAATACTTTTGGGGTGGAGTAATTTCTTATGACAACTCCGTGAAAGTGGGTTTGTTAGGAGTGAACCCAGACGACTTGGCTAAATATGGTGCTGTTAGTGCTACTGTTGCAGAGCAAATGGCAATGGGAGTAAAAACCCGCCTCTCTACCACTTGGGGATTGGGTGTGACTGGTATTGCTGGCCCAACTGGCGGAACGGAAACTAAGCCTGTGGGTTTGGTTTACATTGGTTTAGCCGGGCCAAAAGATGAAGTCGCCAGTTTTGAGTATCGCTTTGGGACAACCCGAAATCGATCTTATATTCGTTATGTCAGCGCCTGTGCAGCATTGGATGCGCTGCGACGGAGGTTATTGACGAGCCAGTCTTGATGAAAAAGACAAGGAGGACAAGGGAAGGAGGATAATTAATTCTCTTAACTTTGTACTCAGTACTCAGCACTCAGCGCATTCAAGCTAAATCGATTGCAGGGGGATTTTAACCCCTGTAATGGTAAACCACCAAATCTTTGATTTGATGGGGATTTTAAAATCTTGGGCAAACTGTTTTTTGCTTCTGCCACGCTAGTTAATACCAGTCTGCCCAAGCTGGGAGACCCCTCCTCTGCCTCTGCCTTGGTTTCACACAGAGTTAATGTCTGTTTTAGCAAGAGTTTGTGAGAGTTCCCTACAATTTGGGTATTTTTTGATTGACAGTTCCCAACCTAGTGTTTGTTTCCCTTGTTTACATAAGTTAACGAATCTCATGGCCAATCATAGATTCACATAATGGTTATTATTAATAATTTCCGCTAGTTATGACTGAAAATGTCATATAAATAATCTGAAAAATATGCATTCATAGTATCTAAATAATTAAAACAATAGAATAAAACTTATATATTAGAACTTTGCAACGACTTTAGAACTGATAGATAAAATTTTACTTATATAACCAATCTAATATTTATTTAAGATTCATCTATCCAAAGTTAACCATTTGCATCTGAAAGCTTGTAAACTAATTTCAACAAGTTAAGTGATACGTCGCCAGTTGCCCAGACTCTAATCTATCCATTCCCAAATTTTTTTTGATAACCACAGCATTTGCGATCGCCATTTCTTTTAGGAATGACGAAAATCTGTGTACCTAAAAACGAACAAATAACAATTAAGACGCGCAAGAAATGCTTTATTTTCTTGTCTTAATTGTCATACAAAAAAACTTAAATTTCACTTTTAAGGAGACATACATGACAGAATTTTTCAATCAATTTTCTCGCCGTAAATTTATCTTAACAGCTGGAGTTTCTGCTGGTGCTGTGTTACTGAAAGGCTGCTTGGGCAATCCTCCTGAGAACCTCAGCAGTGGTGGAACTACAAAATCAGCAGTTCAAGAAGTAGCGAATATTAGCCCCGAACAAAAACCAGAAACTACTACAGTCAAGCTGGGATATATCCCAATTGTGGAAGCAGCACCGCTAATTATTGCTAAAGAGAAAGGCTTTTTTGCTAAGTATGGCATGAGCAATGTAGAACTTTCTAAGCAAGCTTCTTGGGGTTCAGCCAGAGATAATGTGGAAATTGGCTCGGCTGGTGGTGGAATTGATGGCGGTCAATGGCAAATGCCAATGCCTCATTTAATCACAGAAGGTTTAATTACCAAGGGTAATCAAAAAATTCCCATGTATGTTTTGGCGCAATTAATTACACATGGGAATGGAATTGCGATCGCAAATAAGCACCTAGGCAAAGGTGTTAGTTTACAATTGGCTAGTGCTAAGTCTTTATTTAAAGAACTCAAATCTTCCACACCCTTCACCGCCGCCTTCACCTTCCCCCACGTCAACCAAGATTTTTGGATTCGCTACTGGTTAGCGGCTAGTGGGATAGATCCTGATACAGATGTAAAGTTGCTCACCGTACCTTCGGCGCAAACTGTTGCCAACATGAAGACGGGAACAATGGATGCATTTAGTACTGGCGACCCCTGGCCTTATCGTCTTGTCAACGACAAAATTGGCTATGTGGCAGCATTAACCGCAGAGATTTGGAAGAATCATCCAGAAGAATACCTGGCAATGCGGGCTGATTGGGTAGACAAAAATCCCAAAGCGACCAAAGCACTACTTAAAGGCGTCATGGAAGCGCAGCAATGGTTAGATAATTTTGATAACCGCAAAGAAGCTGCTCAAATTCTCGCTGGTCGAAATTATTTTAATCTGCCCTCACCGGAAATTCTGGCAGCTCCATATCAAGGTAAATATGATATGGGTGATGGCCGCAAAATTGATGATAAATCAATGGCAGCTTACTACTGGAAAGATGAAAAAGGTAACGTTTCCTATCCCTACAAGAGCCACGATTTATGGTTTATCACAGAAAGCGTTCGTTGGGGATTTTTACCGAAAGATTACATCGCCAATAACGCTGCAAAAGCGAAAGAACTAATTAATAAAGTTAACCGCGAAGATATTTGGAAAGAAGCTGCGAAAGAAGCAGGAATTGCGGCGGCTGATATTCCCACAAATACATCTCGTGGTGTGGAAGAGTTTTTTGATGGGGTGAAGTTTGACCCAGAAAAACCAGAAGAATATCTCAAGAGTCTCAAGATTAAAAAAGTGAGTGTTTAGTTAAGAATCAAGAGTCAAAAGTCAAAAGTCAAGAGTCAAAAGTCAAAATTTATTTGCTACCTCGATTTATTACAGGACAAATGACTAATGACCAATGACAAATATCAAACACCAAGTACCAAATACCAATAGCCAAATACCCAATTAAGAGGAGATAACAGTTTATGACAATTGCCCAAAAGCGCCCTGCAAGTCCTAGATTTGATAACAGCTTCATATCCCGTTTCCAAAAGCAATTTCCGAATGTTGTCCCACCTGCGATCGCAATTATTATATTTCTGGCTGTGTGGCAACTGTTTGCTTTGACTCCTGGCGCAACATTACCGGGGCCAGTTCAAGTAATCGCAGATACCTGGATATTAATTTTGTATCCCTTCTATGACAAAGGTGGCACTGATAAAGGTCTTTTTTGGCAGATTTGGGCAAGTCTACAACGGGTTGCTATTAGTTACACACTAGCGGCAATTGTTGGTATTGGCTTGGGTATTTTGATTGGGGTGAATAAAACAATGTCTAAAGCTTTAGACCCCATCTTTCAGTTATTGCGGACTGTACCACCTCTAGCTTGGGTGCCAATTTCCTTGGCAGCTTTACGGCAAAACGAACCAGCAGCTTTATTCGTAATTTTTATCACAGCAATTTGGCCGATATTAATTAATACGGCTGTGGGTGTAACTCAAATTCCCCAAGATTACAACAACGTTGCCAAAGTTCTGCAATTAAGCCGCAAAGACTATTTCATTAATATTCTGATTCCTGCTGCTTTACCCTACATTTTCACAGGTTTAAGAATTGCGATTGGTTTGGCTTGGTTAGCGATTATCGCCGCAGAAATTGTGATGTCCGGTATTGTCGGCATTGGCTTCTTTATCTGGGATGCTTATCAAAATAATGACGTGAGTGAAGTGATTTTGGCTCTAGTTTATATCGGTGTTGTTGGTTTGCTCCTCGATAAATTAATGGCTTGGTTACAAAATCTAATATTGCCAGCAGAACAGAAGTAATCATTAGTCATTAGTCATTGGTATTTTGCTAATGACCAATGACTAATGACTAAAACAAATAACAAACACCAAATGCCAAAGGACAAATGACAAATGAGCGTATTCGTTGCTGTCGATCAAATTGATAAGGTTTTTGAGTTAACTGGTGGTGGTCAGTATATAGCCCTGAAAGGAATTGACTTACAAATTAAAAAAGGTGAGTTTGTTTCTTTAATTGGTCACTCTGGTTGTGGTAAATCAACGCTATTAAATATGATTGCTGGGTTGGATTTACCATCTGAAGGTGTGGTTACTTTGGAAGGACAAAAAATCACCAGACCTGGCCCAGACCGGATGGTAGTATTCCAAAATTATTCCTTACTTCCTTGGCGGACAGTTAGAGAAAATATCGCCTTGGCTGTAGACTCAGTAATGAAGGGAATGCCAGCGGCGGAACGCAAAGCCGTTGTAGAAAAACATATAGATATGGTGGGTTTGCGTCCCCATGCTGATAAACAGCCGGGAATGTTATCTGGGGGACAAAAACAGCGTGTGGCGATCGCGCGCGCTTTGGCAATTCGCCCTAAACTATTATTGCTAGATGAACCTTTTGGTGCTTTAGATGCACTCACACGCGGAAATTTGCAAGAACAACTGATGCAAATCTGCGAAGAAAATGAAGTCACTGCGGTAATGGTGACACATGACGTAGATGAAGCAGTGTTGTTATCTGACAGAATTGTGATGTTGACCAATGGCCCCGAATCCAAAATTGGTGACATCTTAGAAGTAGATATCCCCAGACCCCGCAAGCGCATGGAAGTAGTAGAACATCCCAGCTACTACAGTCTGCGGAGTGAGATGATTTACTTCCTCAACCAGCAGAAACGCATCAAGAAAATTCGGGCGCGGAAAACTGCGAATATTTCCCGTCATGGCTTAGAAAAAGTTAACTTAGAAATTGGCTTTTTACCACTCAGCGCCTGCGCCCCCTTGGCCATTGCGAAAGAAAAAGGCTTTTTTGCCAAGCATGGTTTAGATGAAGTCAACTTAGTCAGAGAAACTAGCTGGCGCGGGATTGAAGATGGGATCGCTGGCGGTTACTTAGATGCTGCTCAAATGCCTTCGGGTATGCCAATGTGGTTAACATTGGGCGGACATAAAAACCAACCGCTACCCGTTGTCAGTTCCCTCACCATGACTCGTAACGGTAACGCCATTACCTTGGCAAAACGCTTTTACGACCAAGGTGTACAAAGCTTATCAGACTTTAAAAAATATCTCCAACGTACCCGCGAACAGAGGCACACAATGGGGGTAGTGCATCCCGCATCAATGCACAATTTACTGCTGCGTTATTGGCTAGCGGCTGGGGGAATTGACCCCGATAGCGATGTGGATATGAAGACCATTCCCCCAGCGCAGATGGTAGCCGACTTACAAAATGGCAGTATTGACGGTTACTGTGTGGGCGAACCTTGGAACTACCGCGCCGCCATTGAAGGTGTTGGCTTTACCGTTGCTACAGACTTAGAAGTATGGCTAGGACACCCCGGTAAAGTACTTGGCGTGCGGGAAGATTGGGCAGAAGCTTACCCCAATACCCACATTGCATTAACTAAAGCCTTACTAGAAGCTTGCGTTTACTGTGCAGATCCCAAAAATGCTGAGGAAATTAGAAGGATTACAGCCGGGCGAGATTATGTCAGTACAGATATAGAGTATATTCAACTCGAAGACCCCGAAGGCTTGACTTGTGACTTAGACCACCCACTACGGGATTACGCCCATCACCAATTTTATTCTGAGTCGGCAATCAATCGCCCCAGCCGTACCGAACAAATTTGGATTATGAGTCAACTAGCGCGGTGGGGTGATACTCCCTTCCCCAGAAACTGGGTAGAAGTTGTCGAAAGAGTTTGTCGAGTCCGCGTTTTCAGCACCGCAGCCAGAGAATTAGGTTTGGATATTAGCTACACTCGCCAACCAATTCAGCTATTCGATGGTACACCTTTTAACGCTGACGATCCCATCTCTTATCTCAACAGCTTAGATATTAAGCGCGACTTCTCCATTGCTGAAGTCATCCTCGATGCACCCAGAAGAACAGCAGCGTAGGGAGAATTCAAAATAATTTTCTCAGTGTTTAATGCTGGAGGGCATCCTCAGCCCTCATTTTTCTAGACTTAGAAGTTTTTGAATTTCACGAATGAGGCTAATAACTCCATTAATGAAGCTCAGAACTCCATTAATGAGGCTCAGAACTCCATTAATGAGGCTCAGAACTCCGTTAATGAGGCTAATAACTCCGTTAATGAGGCTAATAACTCCATTAATGAGGCTCAGAACTCCGTTAATGAGGCTAATAACTCCATTAATGAGGCTCAGAACTCCGTTAATGAGGCTAATAACTCCGTTAATGAGGCTCAGAACTCCATTAATGAGGCTAATAACTCCATTAATGAGGCTAATAACTCCGTTAATGAGGCTCAGAACTCCATTAATGAGGCTAATAACTCCGTTAATGAGGCTAATAACTCCATTAATCAGTCTCAAAACTTCAACTCTAACAGGACATACCAAAAAATCTTTCTAAAACCCTTTTCCTTCGTGTCCTTCGCGCCTTTGTGGTTCGTTTTCCTTTTTCTTAATTCGCCCCGTAACTGCTCAATCAGCCTTTCAACCTCAACCTCAGCTGTTTAACTCCACAATCACCATGCAAAACCGCAATTTAAGATTAGCCGAAAGAACAACATTAGCAACTGGAATCAGCAATCGCCAACCTTTCCTAGAGATTAGAGACGTTTCCAAAGTCTACCCCACCAAAAAAGGCCCCTTCACCGTACTCGACGGCGTAAACCTCAACGTCGAACAAGGCGAATTTATTTGCGTAATCGGTCACTCTGGCTGCGGTAAATCAACCCTCCTGAACATGGTATCGGGTTTTAACTTTCCCACCTCAGGACAAGTACTGCTAGAAGGACAACCCATCACCAAACCAGGCCCAGATCGGATGGTTGTCTTCCAAAACTATGCCCTACTCCCTTGGCGGACTGCATTTGAAAATATTTATCTAGCTGTAAACGCAGTTTACCCCGAAAAACCAGAAGCCCAAAAAAGAGCGATCGTCCGCGAACATTTGGCAATGGTGGGACTCGCTGATGCGATGGACAAAAAGCCAATGCAAATGTCCGGTGGTATGAGACAGCGCGTTTCTATCGCCCGTGCTTTGGCAATTCGTCCCAAAGTTCTAATTTTAGACGA
The genomic region above belongs to Calothrix sp. NIES-2098 and contains:
- a CDS encoding bicarbonate transport system substrate-binding protein; amino-acid sequence: MTEFFNQFSRRKFILTAGVSAGAVLLKGCLGNPPENLSSGGTTKSAVQEVANISPEQKPETTTVKLGYIPIVEAAPLIIAKEKGFFAKYGMSNVELSKQASWGSARDNVEIGSAGGGIDGGQWQMPMPHLITEGLITKGNQKIPMYVLAQLITHGNGIAIANKHLGKGVSLQLASAKSLFKELKSSTPFTAAFTFPHVNQDFWIRYWLAASGIDPDTDVKLLTVPSAQTVANMKTGTMDAFSTGDPWPYRLVNDKIGYVAALTAEIWKNHPEEYLAMRADWVDKNPKATKALLKGVMEAQQWLDNFDNRKEAAQILAGRNYFNLPSPEILAAPYQGKYDMGDGRKIDDKSMAAYYWKDEKGNVSYPYKSHDLWFITESVRWGFLPKDYIANNAAKAKELINKVNREDIWKEAAKEAGIAAADIPTNTSRGVEEFFDGVKFDPEKPEEYLKSLKIKKVSV
- a CDS encoding family 4 glycosyl transferase yields the protein MPFQIYHLISFLVAAVVVLWTTPDVKNIGIKSGRVDQPGGRKVHQHPMVRLGGVSIFAGTVTSLLIVWWLGGFGSLPPEKEWQIWGVTLGGLGFFLIGLADDLLNLSPLSRLLMQMIVAAGAWKAGVSIDFITIPTVGIVNLDWLSLPITVLWLVGMVNAINWIDGLDGLAAGVSGIAAMVMLVVALFMNQPAAALIAAALAGAALGFLRYNFNPAQIFMGDGGAYFMGFTLASVGVIGLVKIPAFTAVLLPYLILAVPIVDMSAVILARLRRGKSPFKADKSHLHHRLLKAGLSHRWTVLFIYSLTVWVGSLALAIAGIPSGIAYACAGTSLLSFAIWRVWKLSR
- a CDS encoding 2-hydroxyhepta-2,4-diene-1,7-dioate isomerase; the protein is MAQRYVRVQNQEGQIYYGLLQLSLNVQVLDAPPWLQGQPTDLILEPDNYHILAPCAPSKIVAVGKNYADHAAEMGTPVPSEPLIFLKPPTSIIASETEIKYPILSQRVDYEGELALIVGDRTSDCTPEEAQTKIWGYTIANDVTARDLQKKDGQWTRAKGFDTFCPLGPWIVRELNPGARLQTFLNEDTNPVQSTCIDKMVFAPDFLVSYISQVMTLLPGDVILTGTPEGVGCLQLGDRVRVEIEGIGRLENTVAAR
- a CDS encoding serine hydroxymethyltransferase, with product MTKTNSDFLASSDPTIAELLNQELKRQRDHLELIASENFTSAAVLAAQGSVLTNKYAEGLPGKRYYGGCEYIDKVEQIAIDRAKQLFGAAHASVQPHSGAQANFAVFLTLLEPGDKIMGMDLSHGGHLTHGSPVNVSGKWFQVKHYGVSQQTEQLDYEQIRELALRERPKLLICGYSAYPRIIDFEKFRSIADEIGAYLLADIAHIAGLVATGLHPNPIPYCHVVTTTTHKTLRGPRGGLILTGDAELGKKLDKAVFPGSQGGPLEHVIAAKAVAFGEALKPEFKTYSAQVIDNARALATQLQNRGLKLVSNGTDNHLMLVDLRSIDMTGKQADQLVSGVNITANKNTVPFDPQSPFVTSGLRLGSPAMTTRGLGEVEFTEIGNIIADRLLSPDSEEVAADCRRRVAALCDRFPLYPHLEIPVPALA
- a CDS encoding competence/damage-inducible protein CinA yields the protein MSAEVICVGTEMLLGDILNSNAQFLAKQLAQLGIPHHYQTVVGDNPERIKQVIEIATSRAQILIFTGGLGPTPDDLTCETIADFFGAALVESAEIIEDITQKFAQRGRAMTVNNRKQALIPQGAEILPNPTGTAPGIIWQPRPNVTIFTFPGVPSEMYRMWEETAVPFLKSQGWGKEIIYSRSLRFWGIGESALAEKVAPLLDLPNPTVAPYAGNGEVRLRVSAKAPSQAAATDLIAPIEKQIKEIAGLDYYGVDSETLASVVGKLLQASGETLSVAESCTGGGLGQMLTEISGSSEYFWGGVISYDNSVKVGLLGVNPDDLAKYGAVSATVAEQMAMGVKTRLSTTWGLGVTGIAGPTGGTETKPVGLVYIGLAGPKDEVASFEYRFGTTRNRSYIRYVSACAALDALRRRLLTSQS
- the rpsF gene encoding 30S ribosomal protein S6, which translates into the protein MSIVYETMFILRPDLGDEQVEQAINKYQNLLKEHGAGDIQVQNRGKRRLAYEIKKQRDGIYIQFNYTGPGNAIAPVERAMRLSEEVIRYLTIKQEVHEEKAAQVAVTA